A window of the Dictyostelium discoideum AX4 chromosome 4 chromosome, whole genome shotgun sequence genome harbors these coding sequences:
- a CDS encoding hypothetical protein (Similar to Dictyostelium discoideum (Slime mold). hypothetical 127.0 kDa protein) translates to MNNSDSCLNIEFDKTTSQGSDFIKLSISNKSLYGRLIKRALVGSVPITISNELLDKSLGVISDSHTSQSFIGINVSIYNKNVIIDPDFSLLINSNPSTTNDNENLKHI, encoded by the exons atgaata ATTCAGATTCATGTTTAAATATAGAATTTGATAAGACAACGAGTCAAGGTTcagattttattaaattatcaatatcaaataaaagtttatatGGTAGACTAATTAAAAGAGCATTGGTTGGTTCAGTTCCaattacaatttcaaatgaattattagatAAATCATTAGGTGTAATTAGTGATTCTCACACATCTCAATCatttattggtattaatgtatcaatttataataaaaatgtaataattgATCCAGATTTCTCATTACTTATCAATTCAAATCCATCGACaacaaatgataatgaaaatttaaaacatatataa
- a CDS encoding hssA/2C/7E family protein, with amino-acid sequence MTILSAITSISRPNKISKSVVSSNGGASLSLSSNSVACITACGGSSYSYSSSYQSSGSGFSYNSSYSSSVGYSSSVGIATGSCHSLCH; translated from the exons atgacaatTTTAT CTGCAATTACTTCAATTTCAAgaccaaataaaattagtaaatcTGTTGTTTCATCAAATGGAGGTGCTTCATTGTCGTTGAGTTCTAATTCAGTTGCATGTATTACTGCTTGTGGAGGCTCAAGTTATTCATATAGCTCAAGCTATCAAAGTTCAGGTTCAGGTTTTTCTTATAACTCAAGCTACTCAAGTTCAGTTGGTTATAGTTCATCTGTTGGAATTGCAACTGGAAGCTGTCACTCACTATGCCATTaa
- a CDS encoding acyl-CoA oxidase: MLQFKPSNNDVQQKINDQNSKSKLSLSDKLKNWSIQGFENHNIRDELNRIMSTSEVFKVKELDMTKEANRVLVLKQVLEITRGVFEKGLIQISDLRDDPSKILAFIDIVSQFDDASLMTKLIVNNFLFGAAVFNLGTERHHKLLPDIQSGRLLGCFAMTELGHGSNVRSLETTATYDPKTDEFIIQTPYRTSTKWWIGNAGHAQISSVFARLIMDDGKDHEVHCFLVPIRKSNGVDLLPGVKIGDVGSKFGLHGVDNGWIQFDNVRIPASNLLDRFGSVENGIYSSPIKNPSRRFANILAQMITGRITISFGSTRTLKSGLIIATRYACKRLQFGPTSTGPEIPILSYPTHQLTIMPMIASTYAFDAIKIYLGKRFQERTDEAEIHVLASGLKAITSQFTTVSLMELRRLCGGHGYGGYSRLGKLVAAIDVGRTFEGDNTLLLQQVAKDLLTQFKKEYSGNKFTGTLKYLGKNTSLLLSGMNPITTMRSDDNHLLSFQFLLDCMEFRSSKLLIQSAQTVSKNYKKSKESFTAWNQSLEILIHLAKAHTETIILQKFIEKIQSEKDLELASILKKLCQLYGLYIIREDFEFFRNSNYLKKGKAKAIIKLIGQLCSDLSQQAMLLVKGFGNEEYLMNSPLGMEDGDLYENICNQVGGPFTKDNYIQSKL, encoded by the exons ATGTTACAATTTAAaccatcaaataatgatgttcaacaaaaaataaatgatcaaaattcaaaaagtaaattatcattatcagataaattaaaaaattggtcAATTCAAGGTTTTGAAAATCATAAT ATTAGAGATGAATTAAATAGAATTATGTCAACTAGTGAAGTTTTTAAAGTAAAAGAATTGGATATGACAAAAGAGGCTAATAGAGTGTTGGTATTAAAACAAGTTTTAGAAATTACTCGTGGTGTTTTTGAAAAAGGCTTAATACAAATTTCAGATCTTCGTGATGATCCAAGTAAAATTTTAGCATTTATTGATATAGTATCACAATTTGATGATGCAA gTTTAATGacaaaattaattgtaaataattttttatttggtgcCGCAGTATTTAATTTAGGAACAGAGAGACATCATAAACTATTACCAGATATTCAATCAGGAAGATTATTAGGATGTTTTGCAATGACAGAATTAGGACATGGTAGTAATGTTAGATCATTAGAGACTACTGCTACTTATGATCCAAAGACCGatgaatttataattcaaACACCTTATAGAACTTCGACTAAATGGTGGATTGGTAATGCTGGCCATGCACAGATTTCATCGGTATTTGCAAGATTGATAATGGATGATGGTAAAGATCATGAGGTTCATTGTTTTTTAGTACCAATTCGTAAATCCAATGGAGTAGATTTACTTCCAGGTGTGAAAATTGGTGATGTAGGCTCAAAGTTTGGTTTGCATGGTGTTGATAATGGTTGGATTCAATTTGATAATGTTAGAATTCCAGcatcaaatttattagatCGTTTTGGGTCTGTAGAGAATGGAATTTACTCATCACCAATTAAGAATCCATCAAGACGTTTTGCAAATATTTTAGCTCAAATGATCACTGGTAGAATCACCATTAGTTTTGGGTCAACTCGTACTTTAAAGTCTGGTTTGATAATTGCCACCCGTTATGCATGTAAAAGATTACAATTCGGACCAACCTCAACAGGACCAGAGATACCAATTCTTTCATACCCAACACATCAACTCACCATCATGCCAATGATTGCATCTACCTATGCATTCGATGCTATTAAAATCTATTTGGGTAAGAGATTCCAAGAGAGAACTGATGAGGCGGAAATCCATGTATTGGCATCGGGTCTCAAAGCAATCACTTCACAATTCACCACTGTGTCTCTAATGGAATTGAGAAGATTATGTGGCGGTCATGGTTATGGCGGCTATTCACGTTTGGGTAAATTGGTGGCCGCAATCGATGTAGGTAGAACATTCGAGGGTGATAACACACTATTGCTCCAACAGGTTGCCAAGGATTTACTCACACAATTCAAGAAGGAGTACAGTGGAAACAAGTTCACTGGCACATTGAAATATTTGGGCAAAAACACCAGTCTCCTCCTCAGCGGCATGAACCCAATCACCACCATGCGTAGTGATGACAACCATTTACTCTCTTTCCAATTCCTTTTGGATTGCATGGAATTTAGATCttcaaaacttttaattcaatCTGCTCAAACCGTTAGTaagaattataaaaaatcaaaagaatcaTTCACAGCATGGAATCAATCTTTAgagattttaattcatttggcTAAAGCTCACACTGAAACTATCATCCTTCAAAagtttattgaaaaaattcaatCTGAAAAGGATCTCGAATTGGCTTCCATCCTAAAGAAACTTTGCCAACTCTATGGTCTTTACATCATTAGAGAGGATTTCGAATTCTTTAGAAATAGTAACTACTTAAAGAAAGGTAAAGCTAAAGCTATCATCAAATTAATCGGTCAATTATGTTCTGATCTCTCTCAACAAGCTATGCTTTTAGTTAAAGGTTTTGGTAATGAAGAATACTTAATGAATTCACCTTTAGGTATGGAGGATGGTGATCTCTATGAAAATATTTGTAACCAAGTTGGTGGTCCTTTCACTAAAGATAATTATATTCAAtctaaattgtaa
- the sir2B gene encoding NAD(+)-dependent deacetylase, silent information regulator protein family protein (Similar to +~Similar to Sir2) produces the protein MINILKDILYKSYSYLAFPFFYLGWAIKNSYQPNKTIKEEESKPPKYPKEWSDLFIHSYNNEHEKVLEIIQKEPNSINSVDSLNWTPLHVAVSNKSIEVVTLLLERNIEISIKRYTAFHIAACNGDLNIIEKMITMNRVPNGNILSNDMETSLFLSITNNHFEISEKIMDYYQSSMNSNEFKKMIDQFNVHGVSPLIMSVLRKNLKMIKKLIEEGDADINSFKKDNSTSLHCAAIIDFTEAIEYLLDIGGIELMNSINRYGNSPIHEAAIKGNFKSIQTFINQLKKIIIKNNCSDGDSDKDKLNLLLLEIIDKKDKDGSTPLHLCCNCVNSDNIENNLKSCKVLIEEGGVQVNGIDSGNATALHILACVGEDKSLPLVKYFLSIGSDPTIENKYGWTPIHQAYNNKNIQIYQLLLDHLKLTNSTYKLDIEKKRVFQSSSTSTSSSSSSSSSSSSSSSSSSLLLNKEELKLKGIERLKNVINGIKKGEFKNVIVLSGAGISANAGIPPYRTKDGLLAKNKQFSFSMEILEKHPDVFYQAIRDHFYPIIKASNDNDRDDGISAGIKSTKSHYFINDLNEKYGCLLRNYTQNVDPLQERTGTPTDKIIHAHGSFDQWYCTVCQKQYTDKSDRIWREIGRGGLPFCTEPECRHVIRPNVVFFGEPLSQDFRVNTITDFRKADLLIVMGTSLIVYPFASLVNDVASDVPRLLFNFESTGPFVNTMDLERKEKLKQQQENESGESSNDNDNNELIVEARGNRDIVILGDCDKGVDYFNTLFNSF, from the exons AtgattaatatattaaaggACATTCTTTATAAATCATATAGCTATTTAgcatttccttttttttatttgggttGGGCAATAAAAAACTCTTATCAACctaataaaactataaaagaagaagaatcaAAACCACCCAAATATCCAAAAGAATGGAGTGATTTATTTATCCATTCTTATAATAATGAACat gaaaaagttttagaaataattcaaaagGAACCAAATAGTATAAATTCAGTAGATTCATTAAATTGGACACCTTTACATGTTGCtgtttcaaataaatcaattgaagttgttactttattattagaaagaaatattgaaatttcaattaaaa gaTATACAGCATTTCATATTGCAGCATGtaatggtgatttaaatataattgaaaagATGATTACAATGAATAGAGTGCCAAATGGTAatatattatcaaatgatatGGAGacaagtttatttttatcaattacaaataatcattttgaaatttcagaAAAGATAATGGACTATTATCAAAGTAGTATGAATagtaatgaatttaaaaagatgATTGATCAATTTAATGTCCATGGTGTATCACCATTGATAATGTCAGTATTAAgaaagaatttaaagatgataaagaaattgattgAAGAGGGTGATGCAGATatcaatagttttaaaaaggATAATTCAACATCACTACATTGTGCAGCAATAATCGATTTCACCGAAGCAATTGAGTATCTATTAGATATTGGTGGTATTGAACTAatgaattcaattaataGATATGGTAATTCACCAATTCATGAAGCTGCAATTAAAGGTAActttaaatcaattcaaacttttataaatcaattaaaaaagataataattaaaaataattgtagtgatggtgatagtgataaagataaattaaatttattattattggaaattattgataaaaaagataaagatggtTCAACACCGTTACATTTATGTTGTAATTGTGTAAATtctgataatattgaaaataatttaaaatcatgtaaagttttaattgaagaaGGTGGTGTTCAAGTAAATGGTATCGATAGTGGTAATGCAACAGCTTTGCATATATTAGCATGTGTTGGTGAAGATAAATCATTACCATTGGTTAAATATTTCCTTAGTATTGGTTCTGAtccaacaattgaaaataaatatggGTGGACACCAATTCATCAAgcttataataataaaaatattcaaatttatcaattacttttagatcatttaaaattaacaaattcaacatataaattagatattgaaaagaaaagagtatttcaatcatcatcaacatcaacatcatcatcatcatcatcatcatcatcatcatcatcatcatcatcatcatcatcattattattaaataaagaagaattaaaattaaaaggaattgaaagattaaaaaatgtaattaatggaattaaaaaaggtgaatttaaaaatgtaattgTATTAAGTGGTGCAGGTATAAGTGCCAATGCAGGTATACCACCATATAGAACTAAAGATGGATTGTTGGCAAAGAATAAACAATTTTCATTCTCAATGGAGATATTAGAGAAACATCCAGATGTATTTTATCAAGCGATAAGAGATCACTTTTATCCCATTATTAAAGcatcaaatgataatgatcgTGATGATGGTATTAGTGCAGGTATTAAATCAACGAAATCCCATTATTtcattaatgatttaaatgaaaagtATGGATGTTTATTAAGAAATTATACTCAAAATGTTGACCCTTTACAAGAGAGAACAGGCACTCCTACCGATAAGATCATTCATGCTCATGGTTCATTCGATCAATGGTATTGTACAGTTTGTCAAAAACAATACACTGATAAGAGTGATAGAATTTGGAGAGAAATTGGTAGAGGTGGTTTACCATTTTGTACGGAACCTGAATGCAGACATGTCATCAGACCAAATGTTGTGTTCTTTGGTGAACCACTCTCTCAAGACTTTAGAGTAAATACAATCACAGATTTTAGAAAAGCTGATCTATTAATTGTAATGGGTACAAGTTTAATAGTTTATCCATTCGCTTCACTTGTTAATGATGTTGCTTCTGATGTTCCAAGATTACTATTCAATTTCGAATCAACTGGTCCATTTGTAAATACAATGGATTTAGAAAGAaaggaaaaattaaaacaacaacaagaaaatgaaagtggtgaatcatcaaatgataatgataataatgaattaatagtTGAAGCAAGAGGTAATAGAGATATAGTAATTTTAGGTGATTGTGATAAAGGTGTTGATTATTTCAATACtctatttaattcattttaa
- the abcC5 gene encoding ABC transporter C family protein has protein sequence MKYNNLENDDSDIHNNNNNNESEGDSLIELEEINLEGNNNNDINNNNNINNNNDSLDYENNKGSKKKNNKKYVILNEEEDINDKKVENGENETSSFTYGHDNEFKDLPLPKKGFGGLKSLEENANFLSSMTYLWADKFVLYCFKNILQLDEIWELASYDKSSYLFDIMDKNWQNELKNSKKPNFMKAAFKSFGKHFALSWVHFGLNVISQFIGPIFLKKIVSFVIQYRENPGSVDPNLGYYYALILFVNSMLGSIFLYQSNMITSRTGNRLKSLIVLYVYKKSLKLTNSSRSKKSNGEIVNLMSNDAQRLLELFQMVNTLIFAVPMIIVSMILLYDCVGWPSFVALLVMGISLPYSLNRGSQLSIYRRKLVGFTDQRIKVVNEMFQAIKTIKLYAWEDYFSQKMMSKRGEEIKFLTQFVRFRYSLIVVVQSIPTIISIFMFTVYYLVNSKLPADKIFAAVAYLNIIRVPFTFLPYGYNIYIQFKVSIERVVNFLNMDEINQGDDKNNEINVNVCDQQKQQQTDIGIYMDNTTFSWAIKPQTNPPPPRTTPSNDKSSPSGNNSNNEKKEVQVSFSLKNTSCQVKEKGSLLMVIGPVGSGKSSFCQALLGEMELENNGSLRVVGSIAYVSQSAWIMNASLKDNILFGKEYNKERYEMVLNCCALLPDLALFPQGDLIEIGERGINLSGGQKQRVAIARAVYSDSDIYILDDILSAVDAHVGKHLFYNCIKGILKEKIVVLATNQLNYCPYSTQTLILKTGGEVEQYDTFENIISTINSAYGNSSLFSELLKQYAHMAGDSDKDSDEIVDDEMIKSKENNNDLYDGKLTTIEEREEGSVSFKHYMYYVTAGGGFLFLIALLGYCIDTSTSTFTNWWLSNWSSKHTSTGINNNNSSSSNSISSSSSYIIDSLSSLNINEDGDIENAGEFLGVFIAIGVLTVLLIIVRTIVFFEYSIRATTEIHKRLFWSILRAPMWFFDTVPLGRILNRFTRDTDIVDMLLTNSLNQFLNFSTNCIAILVIISIATPWLLLPMTPIIILFYFIQYFYRRTSIQIQRIESITRSPIFSHFAETLNGVITLRAFRKMGENVLKNQALLDDNNKCYLTLQAMNQWLGLRLSVLGNLITLLSCIFITVDRSSIAIASVGLSISYTLSLTTNLNKATQQLAELETKMNSIERISYYTENVPQEPDQIIESNRPPMGWPSLTNSNHTPPIIFENVVMSYRQGLPAVLKGISFEIKAGEKIGICGRTGSGKSSLLLALFRIVELSSGRIIIDGLDISKIGLKDLRSQLAIIPQEPVMFTGTLRSNLDSLSEHTDSELWDVLKEIQLYEHVKKVSVADEGLDLRVNDNWSQGQKQLIGLGRALLKKPKILVCDEATASVDSLSDELIQRIIREKFKDAIILTIAHRLNTIVESDRIMVLDSGSIVEFNKPSILAQNENSLFNWLIDETGTQNSQYLRSLIKH, from the exons CATGATAATGAGTTTAAAGATTTACCACTTCCCAAAAAAGGATTTGGAggattaaaatcattagaaGAGAATGCAAATTTCTTATCGAGTATGACATATTTATGGGCAGATAAATTCGTTTTATATtgtttcaaaaatattttacaatTGGATGAAATTTGGGAATTAGCAAGTTATGATAAATCAAGTTACCTATTTGATATAATGGATAAAAATTGgcaaaatgaattaaaaaatagtaaaaa acCAAATTTTATGAAAGCagcatttaaatcatttggaAAACATTTTGCATTAAGTTGGGTTCATTTTGGATTAAATGTAATTAGTCAATTTATTGGaccaatatttttaaagaaaattgtTTCATTCGTAATTCAATATAGAGAGAATCCTGGATCAGTTGATCCAAATTTAGGTTATTATTATGcgttaattttatttgtaaattcaaTGTTAGGTTCGATATTCCTTTATCAATCTAATATGATAACTTCAAGAACTGGTAATAGA ttaaaatcattaattgtattatatgtttataaaaaatcattaaaattaacaaattcaagtagatcaaaaaaaagtaatggtgaaattgtaaatttaatgagTAACGATGCACAAAGATTATTAGAGTTATTTCAAATGGTTAATACTTTAATATTTGCAGTACCTATGATTATAGTTtcaatgatattattatatgattGTGTTGGATGGCCATCATTTGTAGCATTATTAGTTATGGGTATATCATTACCATACAGTTTAAATAGAGGTTCACAATTATCAATCTATAGAAGAAAATTAGTTGGTTTCACTGATCAACGTATTAAAGTTGTTAATGAAATGTTTCAAgcaattaaaactattaaattatatgcATGGGAAGATTATTTCTCTCAAAAAATGAtgt caaAACGTggtgaagaaattaaatttttaacacAATTTGTTAGATTTAGATATagtttaattgttgttgttcaatcaattccaacaattatttcaatatttatgtttacagtttattatttagttaATAGTAAATTACCAGCGGATAAAATATTTGCAGCTGTTgcatatttaaatattattcgTGTTCCATTCACTTTCTTACCATATGGttataatatttacattCAATTTAAGGTTTCAATTGAACGtgttgttaattttttaaatatggatgaaattaatcaaggtgatgataaaaataatgaaattaatgttAATGTTTGTgatcaacaaaaacaacaacaaactgaTATTGGGATTTATATGGATAATACTACTTTTTCTTGGGCAATTAAACCTCAAACtaatccaccaccaccaagaACAACACCAAGTAATGATAAAAGTTCACCTAGTggcaataatagtaataatgaaaaaaaagaagttcaagtatcattttcattaaaaaatacaagTTGTCAAGTTAAAGAAAAAGGATCATTATTAATGGTAATCGGACCAGTTGGTAGTGGTAAATCATCATTTTGTCAAGCATTGTTAGGTGAGATGGAATTAGAGAATAATGGATCTTTAAGAGTGGTTGGTAGTATTGCATATGTTTCACAGAGTGCATGGATTATGAATGCATCGTTAAAGGATAATATTCTATTTGGTAAAGAGTATAATAAGGAGAGATATGAAATGGTATTGAATTGTTGTGCACTTTTACCCGATCTTGCATTATTCCCACAAGGTGATCTTATTGAGATTGGTGAACGTGGTATTAATTTATCTGGTGGTCAAAAACAACGTGTCGCAATTGCACGTGCAGTTTACTCTGATTCAGATATCTATATTTTAGATGATATTTTATCAGCTGTCGATGCACATGTTGGTAAACACCTTTTCTATAATTGTATCAAAGGTATTCTAAAGGAGAAAATAGTAGTATTAGCAACGAATCAGTTAAACTATTGTCCATATTCAACTCAAactttaatattgaaaactGGTGGTGAAGTCGAACAATATGATAcctttgaaaatataatttcaacAATCAATTCTGCTTATGGTAATAGTAGTTTATTCAGCGaacttttaaaacaatatgCTCACATGGCTGGTGATAGTGATAAAGATAGTGATGAAATCgttgatgatgaaatgataaaatcaaaagaaaacAACAATGATCTTTACGATGGTAAATTAACAACAATCGAAGAAAGAGAAGAAGGTTCGGTATCTTTTAAACATTATATGTATTATGTAACTGCTGGTGGTGGtttcttatttttaattgcacTACTTGGTTATTGTATTGATACTTCAACTTCAACATTTACAAATTGGTGGTTAAGTAATTGGTCATCAAAACATACATCAACaggtattaataataataatagtagtagtagtaatagtattagtagtagtagtagttatATTATTGATAGTTTAAGTagtttaaatataaatgaagatggtgatattgaaaatgcaGGTGAATTTCTTGGAGTATTTATTGCAATTGGTGTACTTacagttttattaattattgttcGTACAATTGTATTCTTTGAATATTCAATTAGAGCAACAACAGAAATTCATAAGAGATTATTTTGGTCAATTCTTAGAGCACCAATGTGGTTCTTTGATACTGTACCATTGGGACGTATTTTAAATAGATTTACAAGAGATACCGATATTGTGGATATGTTGTTaacaaattctttaaatcaatttttaaatttttcaaccAATTGTATAGCGATTTTAGTAATCATATCGATAGCAACACCttggttattattaccaatgacaccaattataattttattctaCTTTATTCAATACTTTTATAGAAGAACttcaattcaaattcaaagaaTCGAATCAATTACTAGATCACCAATTTTCTCACATTTTGCAGAGACATTGAATGGTGTGATCACTTTAAGAGCGTTTAGAAAAATGGgtgaaaatgttttaaagAATCAAGCATTGTtggatgataataataaatgttatTTAACATTACAAGCAATGAATCAATGGTTAGGTTTACGTTTAAGTGTACttggtaatttaattacACTCCTtagttgtatttttattacggTCGATCGTTCAAGTATTGCAATTGCAAGTGTAGGTTTATCAATTAGTTATACACTTAGTCTTACaaccaatttaaataaagcaACTCAACAATTGGCAGAATTAGAAACTAAAATGAACTCTATCGAAAGAATTAGCTATTACACTGAAAATGTACCACAGGAACCCGATCAAATCATTGAATCAAATAGACCACCAATGGGTTGGCCATCActtacaaattcaaatcatACTCCACCCATCATTTTCGAAAATGTTGTAATGAGTTATCGTCAAGGTTTACCTGCAGTATTGAAAGgtatttcatttgaaattaaagcaGGTGAAAAGATTGGAATTTGTGGTAGAACAGGTAGTGGTAAGAGTAGTTTATTGTTGGCATTGTTTCGTATCGTAGAGTTATCAAGTGGTAGAATTATCATTGATGGCCTTGATATATCAAAGATTGGTTTAAAAGATTTACGTAGTCAATTGGCTATTATCCCTCAAGAACCAGTAATGTTCACTGGTACTCTCAGAAGTAATTTAGATAGTTTATCAGAGCATACAGATTCAGAGTTATGGGATGTCCTAAAAGAGATTCAGTTATATGAACATGTTAAAAAGGTATCGGTCGCTGATGAGGGTTTAGATCTTAGGGTTAATGATAATTGGTCACAAGGTCAAAAACAACTCATTGGTCTTGGTCGTGCATTATTAAAGAAACCTAAAATTTTAGTATGCGACGAAGCAACAGCAAGTGTCGATTCTCTAAGTgatgaattaattcaaaGAATTATTCGTGAAAAGTTTAAGGATGCAATCATTTTAACAATCGCTCATAGACTAAACACCATTGTTGAAAGTGATAGAATTATGGTTTTAGATTCTGGTTCAATCGTcgaatttaataaaccatCAATATTGgctcaaaatgaaaatagtttATTCAATTGGTTAATTGATGAAACTGGTACTCAAAACTCTCAATATTTAAGATCTTTAATcaaacattaa